Below is a window of bacterium DNA.
CGCGGAGCCAGGCGCCGTCGGCGGCCTCGCCGATGAGGCGCAGGATCGCCTCCGTGTTCGAGGCGCGCACGTGCAGCCATCCTTCGGGATAGCTGGCCTTGACGCCGTCGCGCCGGTCCAGCTCCGCCCCGGCGAAGTGTCGCTCGGCGAGCGCGACCAGGCGCGCGGGCTCGACCTTGGCGGCCAGCTCCAGGCGCCGCTTCTCCATCCGGTAGGCGGGCAGCGCGTCGGCCAGCGCCGCGAGCGAGCGGCCGCTGGTCGCCAGCGCCGAGAGGACGAGCGCGGCGCCGACAAGCCCGTCGCGCCCGGCGTGCAGGGCGGGCAGGATGACACCGCCGTTGCCCTCGCCGCCGATCACGGCGCCGGCCGCGCGCATGGCGGCGACGACGTGCGCCTCCCCCACCGGGCTGCGGTGGCAGACCTGGCCGTGGCGGGCGGCGACGTCGTCGATGAGTCGGCTGGTGCTCAGGTTGACCGCGACGGGACCGGGCGTCCTCCCGAGGACGTAGTCGGCCGCCAGCGCCAGCGTGTACTCCTCCGAGAGGACGCGCCCGTCGGCATCGACGAGCACGAGGCGATCGCTGTCGGGGTCGACCGCGAGGCCGAGCGCGGCGCCGCCCGCGCGCACCGCGGCGGCCAGCTCGCCGAGATGCGCGGGCGTCGGCTCCGGGTTGTGCGGGAAGATGCCGCTGCCGTCGCAGTGGAGCAGCAGGCAGCGCGCGCCGAGGGCCTCGAGCAGGGGCGGCAGCGCCGCGCTGCCCGAGGCGTTGACGGCGTCCACGGCCACCGTGAAGCCGCGCGCGGCGACGGCCTCGCGCGCCACCAGCGGCAGGGCGAGGATCGCCGCGATGTGGTGGCGGTTCGCGTCGGGCCAGCGGCGGAAGCCACCGAGCCGGGCGTGGTCCTCCCAGTGGAAGTCCCCCGCCGCCTCGATCGCGAGCACCTCCTCGCCGAGCGCCGGCGCGAGGAAATCCCCGGCCGCATCGAGGAACTTGAGGGCATTCCAGGGCGCGGGATTGTGGCTGGCCGTGATGACGATCCCGCCCGCCGCGCCCTGGGCGCCCACCGCCATCGCCGTCCCGGGCGTCGTGCAGACGCCGATGTCCACGGTTTCCAGGCCGGCGGCGCCGAGCACGCCCTTGACGAGATCCAGGACCATGCGCCCGCTGGGCCGGCCGTCGCGGCCGACGACGACGCTCGCGCCGACCGCCGCGCCGCGGCGCCGGCACCAGGTCGCGTAGGCCGCACTGTAGCGGACGATGGCCTCGGGGTGGAGCGAGTCGCCGACGATTCCGCGGATGCCGGAAACGCTGACCATGAGCGGGCTGTCGGCCATACACCCTCCCCGGCGCTGCGGCCGCAAGCCGCTGGCCGCAAAGGAAAGGCCGCCCCGCAGGACGGCCGGATCGCGAGATCGCCGCGGAGCTGGCGCGCGGATTCGAACCGCGGACCTGCGCATTACGAGTGCGCTGCTCTACCAGCTGAGCTACGCCAGCAAAGCCAGACAGGACGCGGTATACTGCGACCGCTGCTGCCCGAAGTCAAGAGCGCGGCCGCGCGCGGGGACCCAGCGTGGAAAGGCGGCCCCCCGTCTGCAGGAAGGCCGCCCCGGAACGCGAGCCACCACCCATCAACCCGTCAAGCCCAACTCGCGGAGCTTCTGGCGCTTCTCCTCGAGCCTGCCGACGAGGCCCTCGAGATTGCGCGTCTTGAAGAGCTCGTAGATGCCTTCCCTGATCGGCTTCCAGTCGTCGTGGAGCGGGCAGATCACGTCGTCCGAGCAGGGATTGATGCCCAGCACGCAGGTCGTGTCCCACTGGTTGATGGCGTCGAAGGCGTTGACGATCTCGTAGAGGTAGATCTCGCGGGCCGGCTTCATCAGCATGAAGCCGCCGTGCGGTCCCCGGAAGGACTTGACGAGGCGGATGCGCGTGAGCACCTGCATCGTCTTCGCCAGGAAGTGGAAGGGGATGTTCTCCGACTCGGCGATCTCCTTGAGCTGGACCGGACCGTTCTCCTCCCGCCCCGCCATGTAGACCATCGCCCGGATCGCGTACTCGCTCGCTCTGGAGAGAATCATGAGCGCCCCCAAGGATAGATATTCAGAGTATGAAGTCTGATAACGGCTAACTTAGCGCAGATCGGCCCGCCTGTCAATCCCCGGCGGTGGCTTTGGGAGCCGGAAACGAAGGAGCCGGCCCCTCCCGCGGAGCCGGCTCGACGCAGGGTGCGAAGGGACGGAGTCGAACCGCCGACACGCGGATTTTCAGTCCGCTGCTCTACCGACTGAGCTACCTTCGCAGCGGGGGCTACGAAAGCACATGCGCTAGGGCCTGTCAACCGCCCCCGGCGCCGCCCCGCGCGAAGTCCCAGGCAGAGGCGACGATGGCGTCCAGTGCCGCCTGGCGCGGCGCCCAGCCGAGCAGTGCGCGGGCCCTGTCGACGGCGGCGACGAGCAGGGCCGGGTCCCCGGGCCGGCGCGGGCCGCGGCGCAGGGGCACGGCGCGACCCGTCACCCGCTCAACGCTTGCGATCACCGCCTTCACCGAGTGCCCCTGCCCCGTCCCGAGGTTGAGCGGGCCGCTGGGATCGCTCGGCGCCTCGAGTGCGGCGAGGGCTGCCAGGTGCGCCTCGGCAAGATCGGCGACGTGCACCCCATCGCGGACGCAACTGCCGTCGGGGGTCGGGTAGTCCTCGCCGTAGAGAGTCAGCGGCTCGCCGCCCGCGGCGGCGGCGAGGGCGAGCGGGATGAGGTGCGTCTCGGGCTGGTGGCGCTCGCCGTGGTCGGCGAGGGCGCCCGCCGCGTTGAAGTAGCGCAGGCAGAGGTAGCGCAGCTTCAGGCGCGGCGCCGCGTGGCCCAGCACTTGTTCCATCGCGAGCTTCGTGCCGCCGTAGGGGTTCACCGGCCGGCAGGGATCGGTCTCGCGGAATGGCTGCCCTTCGCCGTGGCCGTAGACCGCTGCGGAGGACGAGAAGACCAGCCGCCGCGGCCCGCCGACGGCCTCGATGCCCGCGAGCAGGGCGAGGAAGCCGCCCAGGTTGTCGCGGTAGTAGCCGACCGGGTCGGCCACCGACTCGGCGACCAGGCTGCGCGCGGCGAAGTGGACCAGGGCGTCGCACTCGGCAAGCAGCGGATCGAGCCAGCGCCGCTCGCGCAGGTCGACTTGCCGGAAGTCCACTCCCGGCGGCAGGCTGTCCGCGTGGCCCGTGCTCAGATTGTCGATCACGCTGAGCGAATGGCCCGCCGCGAGCGCGGCGCGCAGGAAGGCGCCGCCGATGTAGCCGGCGCCGCCCGTGACCAGAATCCTCATCCTCGCTCCTCCTCGAGTTGCATCGCCAGGAGTGGCGCCAGGTAGCGGCCGGTCAGCGAGGCCGGCTCGGCGGCGATGGCCGCCGGATCGCCCAGGGCGACGATGCGGCCGCCTCCAGCGCCGCCCTCCGGGCCGAGGTCGATGATGTGATCGGCGGCGAGCAGTATCTGAGGATTGTGCTCGATGACGATCAGCGAGTGGCCCGCCTTGAGCAGGCGCTGGAAGACGGCGAGCAGCTGGCGCACGTCGAGAGGATGCAGGCCCGTCGTCGGCTCGTCGAGGATGTACAGGTGCCGCTCGCTGCCGGTCGTCGCCAGCTCGCGCGCGATCTTCAGGCGCTGGCTCTCGCCGCCGGACAGCGTGCTCGCGCCCTGGCCGAGCTTGAGGTACCCGAGGCCGACCCGGTGCAGCATCCAGAGCCGCTCGCCGAGGGCGTGGTGCCCGGCGAAGAACTGGATCGCCTCGTCGACGGTCATCTCGAGCACCTCGGCGATCGTGCGGCCCTTGAAGCGCACCGCCAGCGACTCGGCGCGGAAGCGACGGCCGCCGCAGGTCTCGCAGGGCACGTAGAGGTCGGCCATGAAGACCATCTCCAGCTTCACCGAGCCCAGGCCCTGGCACTCGGGGCAGCGCCCCTCCTTGCTGTTGAAGGAGAAGTGCTCGGCGCCCAGGCGCAGGCGGGCGCGCCGCGCCTCCTCGGCGTAGAGCTCGCGGATGAGCTGGAAGGCGCCCAGGTAGGTGGCCGGGTTGCTGCGCGGGCTCTTGCCGACCGGGCTCTGGTCGACGACGCGAAAGCCGTGCACGCGGTCGGCGCCCCGGAGCCGCCGCCAGGGATCGCCGGGCCGCGGCCCCTCGGGGCTCGCGAGCGCCTGCACGAGCACATCCGACACCAGCGTGCTCTTGCCCGAGCCGCTCACCCCCGAGACGACGACGAGGCGCCCGAGCGGGAACTCCACCGTCAGGTCCTGCAGGTTGTGCCGCGTGACGCCCTCGAGCAGAAGGCTCCCGCGTGAGGGCCGCCGCGCGCGGTCGATGAAACCCAGCGGTTCCTGTCCCGCCAGGCAGCGCAGGGTCGCCGAGGGGTGATCGGGATCGACGGCCTCCAGGCGGTCGACAGGCCCCTGGTAGACGAGCCGCCCCCCCTTGGCGCCGCTGCCGGGGCCGAGGTCGATGAGCTGGTCGGCGCGGCGCACCACCTCGAGATCGTGCTCCGCGACGATCACGCTGTTGCCCAGATCGCGCAGCTCGAGCAGGGTGGCGAGCAGGCGCTCGGTGTCGCGCGGGTGCAGGCCGATCGTCGGCTCGTCGAGGGCATAGAGCGTGTCGGTGAGGCGGCTGCCCAGCGCATTGGCGAGGTGGATGCGCTGGAACTCCCCGCCCGAGAGGCTGCGCGTCGGCCGGTCGAGCGTGAGGTAGTGCAGGCCCATGCGCAGGAGGAAGCGCAGGCGGCCGTCCAACTCGGCGAGCACGCGCTCGACGCCCAGCGCCCGCGCCTCGATCGGCAGTGCGGCCAGCGCCGCGGCCGCCTCCCCGAGCGTCAGCCGGTAGATGTCCGGCAGCGTCCACTCGCCCAGGCGCACCTGGCGCACTTCGGGTCGCAGGCGGCTGCCGCCGCAGGTCTCGCAGGGCAGTTCGGACATGAAGCGCCGCGAGTAGAAGCGCGCGTACTTCTTGTAGGCCTTGCCGCGCAGGGCCTCGAGCCAGGGCAGGAGACCCTTGAAGCCCTTGCCGCCTTCGAGCAGCAGGCGCCGCTGCACGAGCGTCAGCTCCGCGAAGGGCCGGTCGACGGGGATCTTCCGCTCGCGACAGAGTTCGCACACGCGCTGCTGGAAGCGCGCGAAGCGCGGCGAGGCCCAGGGCGCCAGCGCGCCCTCGGCGATCGAGAGCGCCGGCCGCGGCACCAGCTTGCCGAGGTCGAACTCGAGGCGGTTGCCGTAGCCGTGGCAGTCGGGACAGGCGCCCTCGGTGAGCTGAAAGGAGAAGAAGTCGGGCCGCGGCTCGGGCAGCGCGAGATCGCAGGCGCCGCAGATCGCCCCCTCGGCGTGGCGCGAGAGCGGAGCGCCCGTCTCGTCGAGGACGAGCAGTCGGCCCTCGCCCTCCCGGTAGGCCGTCTCGATGGCCTCCGCCAGGCGCCCCTGCTCGGCGGGCTCGGCGCGCAGGCGATCGACGACGACGGTCAGGCCCGCCGCAGCGAGGGCGGGCGCCGGCGCCTCCTCCAGGCGCTGCACGCCGCCTGCCGCAACCACGCGGCGGTAGCCGCGGGCGAGGAGGATCTCCCGCACCTGCTCGCCGCCGAGGCCGGCGCCGCCGCAGAAGGGAAAGGCCGGAAGAATGGCGCGTCCGGCCTGCTGCGCCGTGAGCCGCGCCGCGAGCACCGAGGGCTCCTCGCGCTCGACGAGAGCGCCGCAGCGCGGGCAGTGCAGGCTGCCGGCACGCGCGAAGAGGACGCGCAGGAAATCGGCGATCTCGGTGTAGGTCGCCACGGTCGAGCGCCCGTGCTGCACCGTGTTCTGCTGGCGGATGGCGATCGCCGGTCCGATCCCCTCGAGCGAATCGAGGTCGGGCCGGCGCAGCCGCTCGAGGAACTGCCGTGTGTAGGTGGACAGGCTCTCGACGTAGCGGCGCTGGCCTTCGGCGTAGAGCGTGTCGAAGAGGAGGCTGCTCTTGCCGGAGCCGCTGGGGCCGGAGATCACCACGAAGCGCCCGCGCGGGATGTCGAGGTCGAGATTGCGGAGGTTGTTCTCCCGAGCGCCTCGGATGCGGATGAAGTCCATGCGCGCGCGCTGCCTCCGGCCTGATCCGTCAGCTTAGGTCGGCGCGCGGGGGGCGTCAACGGCCATTGGGCCGGCTTGTCCGGCCGGGCGGGCCGTGCTAGCGTGGCCGCCATGCCCACTCTCCCCCAGGCCGCACTCGAGCAACTCTGGCGAACCCTCGAGCGCCTGCTCGCGCCCGACGGCTGTCCCTGGGATCGGGAGCAGCGCCTGGCCGACATCGCCCGGCATCTCATCGACGAGGGCCACGAGTGGCTGGAGGCGTGCAACCAGGGTGACCGCGTGGGCCAGGTGGAGGAGCTCGGCGACCTCGCCTACCTCCCCCTCTTCGGTCTCCAGCGGCTCGCCCGCGACGAGGGCGAGGCCGCCGCGGCCGGCGCCCTGCAGGCGATCGACGCCAAGCTGCGCCGGCGCCACCCGCAGCTCTTCCCCGCGCCGGGCGGCGCGGCGGGCCCGATGCCCGCGGACAGCGCCGAGCAGCTGCGCGTCTGGGAGGCCGTCAAGCGCGAGGAGCGCGCCGCGCGCGGCGAGGCGCCGGGCCTGCTCAAGCCGCTGCCGCGCAGCCTCAGCGTCCTCGCGCGCAGCCAGCGCTACCAGGAGACGGCCGCCGGCGTGGGCTTCGACTGGCCGGACCTCGCCGGCGTCCTCGCCAAGCTCGACGAGGAAGTCGGCGAACTGCGGGCGGCGCTGGCCGCGCTGCCGGCCGCTCCCCCGCCGGGCGCGGGCGCGCCCTCGTCGCGCTACCGCGCCGGCCTGAGTCCGGCCACGCTGGCTCAGGCGCAGGAGGAGCTCGGCGACCTCTTCATCGTGCTCGCCAATCTCTCGCGCTGGCTCGGCCTGGACGCAGAAGCGCTGGCCGAGAGCGCGAACGCCAAGTTCCGCCGCCGCTTCGCGGCGATGGAGGCGCGGCTGGCCGCTGAC
It encodes the following:
- the uvrA gene encoding excinuclease ABC subunit A, whose amino-acid sequence is MDFIRIRGARENNLRNLDLDIPRGRFVVISGPSGSGKSSLLFDTLYAEGQRRYVESLSTYTRQFLERLRRPDLDSLEGIGPAIAIRQQNTVQHGRSTVATYTEIADFLRVLFARAGSLHCPRCGALVEREEPSVLAARLTAQQAGRAILPAFPFCGGAGLGGEQVREILLARGYRRVVAAGGVQRLEEAPAPALAAAGLTVVVDRLRAEPAEQGRLAEAIETAYREGEGRLLVLDETGAPLSRHAEGAICGACDLALPEPRPDFFSFQLTEGACPDCHGYGNRLEFDLGKLVPRPALSIAEGALAPWASPRFARFQQRVCELCRERKIPVDRPFAELTLVQRRLLLEGGKGFKGLLPWLEALRGKAYKKYARFYSRRFMSELPCETCGGSRLRPEVRQVRLGEWTLPDIYRLTLGEAAAALAALPIEARALGVERVLAELDGRLRFLLRMGLHYLTLDRPTRSLSGGEFQRIHLANALGSRLTDTLYALDEPTIGLHPRDTERLLATLLELRDLGNSVIVAEHDLEVVRRADQLIDLGPGSGAKGGRLVYQGPVDRLEAVDPDHPSATLRCLAGQEPLGFIDRARRPSRGSLLLEGVTRHNLQDLTVEFPLGRLVVVSGVSGSGKSTLVSDVLVQALASPEGPRPGDPWRRLRGADRVHGFRVVDQSPVGKSPRSNPATYLGAFQLIRELYAEEARRARLRLGAEHFSFNSKEGRCPECQGLGSVKLEMVFMADLYVPCETCGGRRFRAESLAVRFKGRTIAEVLEMTVDEAIQFFAGHHALGERLWMLHRVGLGYLKLGQGASTLSGGESQRLKIARELATTGSERHLYILDEPTTGLHPLDVRQLLAVFQRLLKAGHSLIVIEHNPQILLAADHIIDLGPEGGAGGGRIVALGDPAAIAAEPASLTGRYLAPLLAMQLEEERG
- the galE gene encoding UDP-glucose 4-epimerase GalE, yielding MRILVTGGAGYIGGAFLRAALAAGHSLSVIDNLSTGHADSLPPGVDFRQVDLRERRWLDPLLAECDALVHFAARSLVAESVADPVGYYRDNLGGFLALLAGIEAVGGPRRLVFSSSAAVYGHGEGQPFRETDPCRPVNPYGGTKLAMEQVLGHAAPRLKLRYLCLRYFNAAGALADHGERHQPETHLIPLALAAAAGGEPLTLYGEDYPTPDGSCVRDGVHVADLAEAHLAALAALEAPSDPSGPLNLGTGQGHSVKAVIASVERVTGRAVPLRRGPRRPGDPALLVAAVDRARALLGWAPRQAALDAIVASAWDFARGGAGGG
- a CDS encoding nucleoside triphosphate pyrophosphohydrolase: MPTLPQAALEQLWRTLERLLAPDGCPWDREQRLADIARHLIDEGHEWLEACNQGDRVGQVEELGDLAYLPLFGLQRLARDEGEAAAAGALQAIDAKLRRRHPQLFPAPGGAAGPMPADSAEQLRVWEAVKREERAARGEAPGLLKPLPRSLSVLARSQRYQETAAGVGFDWPDLAGVLAKLDEEVGELRAALAALPAAPPPGAGAPSSRYRAGLSPATLAQAQEELGDLFIVLANLSRWLGLDAEALAESANAKFRRRFAAMEARLAADGERLGELSLETMDRAWQAVKNAEAAGEES
- a CDS encoding Rrf2 family transcriptional regulator, which encodes MILSRASEYAIRAMVYMAGREENGPVQLKEIAESENIPFHFLAKTMQVLTRIRLVKSFRGPHGGFMLMKPAREIYLYEIVNAFDAINQWDTTCVLGINPCSDDVICPLHDDWKPIREGIYELFKTRNLEGLVGRLEEKRQKLRELGLTG
- the glmM gene encoding phosphoglucosamine mutase; translated protein: MRRSAVRIRAPAPRRSRDPAVLRGGLSFAASGLRPQRRGGCMADSPLMVSVSGIRGIVGDSLHPEAIVRYSAAYATWCRRRGAAVGASVVVGRDGRPSGRMVLDLVKGVLGAAGLETVDIGVCTTPGTAMAVGAQGAAGGIVITASHNPAPWNALKFLDAAGDFLAPALGEEVLAIEAAGDFHWEDHARLGGFRRWPDANRHHIAAILALPLVAREAVAARGFTVAVDAVNASGSAALPPLLEALGARCLLLHCDGSGIFPHNPEPTPAHLGELAAAVRAGGAALGLAVDPDSDRLVLVDADGRVLSEEYTLALAADYVLGRTPGPVAVNLSTSRLIDDVAARHGQVCHRSPVGEAHVVAAMRAAGAVIGGEGNGGVILPALHAGRDGLVGAALVLSALATSGRSLAALADALPAYRMEKRRLELAAKVEPARLVALAERHFAGAELDRRDGVKASYPEGWLHVRASNTEAILRLIGEAADGAWLRARLDAAEAHFRTALA